In Nitrospinota bacterium, a single window of DNA contains:
- a CDS encoding IS5 family transposase, which yields MQRKLCQLSFADGLVSGAQNFLSEAEEFLDWDEIASELSGIYSSGTGRPSYPLLVLFKTLLLQQWYGLSDPGMEEALSDRISFRRFVGLSLSDPVPDHSTISRFRTKLGDRYERLLSTLNGQIESRGLLIKQGTMLDASFVPAASKKKSVDPEAGSYGRYPEKGSSGYKMHASVDRKTGIVRRVIVTPANINDATPADALIMGDEQAVYADKAYDKHSRRAALEARGVFAGLMHRANKYHSLSREQTAFNKRMSKLRAPVEHVFGILKNHYRLRRSRYIGLQRTAAQITLACMAMNIKRALVLSKT from the coding sequence ATGCAGAGGAAACTGTGTCAATTGAGCTTTGCGGATGGTTTGGTATCAGGTGCGCAGAATTTTCTATCGGAAGCGGAGGAGTTTTTGGACTGGGATGAGATTGCAAGTGAGTTGTCGGGGATATACAGTTCCGGCACGGGTCGGCCATCGTATCCTCTTCTGGTTTTATTCAAGACGCTTCTTCTTCAGCAATGGTACGGGTTATCGGACCCTGGCATGGAGGAAGCGCTGTCTGATCGGATCAGTTTCCGGCGTTTTGTAGGTTTGAGTTTGTCCGATCCGGTGCCGGACCATTCGACAATCAGCCGGTTCCGAACGAAGTTGGGAGACCGTTATGAACGATTGTTGTCGACCTTGAACGGGCAGATCGAGTCGCGAGGGTTATTGATCAAGCAAGGGACGATGCTGGACGCATCGTTTGTTCCGGCTGCGAGCAAGAAAAAATCCGTCGATCCGGAAGCGGGTTCATATGGTCGTTATCCGGAGAAGGGCTCTAGTGGTTATAAGATGCATGCGTCGGTGGACCGGAAAACGGGTATCGTTCGCCGGGTGATCGTCACCCCGGCGAACATCAACGACGCAACCCCAGCGGATGCTTTGATCATGGGGGATGAGCAGGCGGTGTATGCGGATAAGGCTTATGATAAGCATTCCAGGCGGGCGGCTCTTGAGGCGAGAGGAGTATTTGCGGGGCTGATGCATCGGGCGAACAAATATCATTCGTTGAGCCGGGAACAGACCGCGTTCAACAAGCGCATGTCCAAACTGCGTGCGCCGGTGGAGCATGTCTTCGGCATCCTCAAGAACCATTACCGGCTGAGGCGAAGCCGGTACATTGGCTTGCAACGGACCGCCGCTCAAATCACATTGGCCTGCATGGCAATGAACATAAAACGCGCCCTGGTACTATCGAAAACCTGA